The proteins below are encoded in one region of Thermodesulfobacteriota bacterium:
- the hgcB gene encoding mercury methylation ferredoxin HgcB, with the protein MRYLESAVTLEFLPERCVGCGMCAKVCPHEVFRIENKRAVLADRGACMECGACAKNCEHEAISVRAGVGCAAAVLNGMVAGTEPTCDCSGNSSCCG; encoded by the coding sequence ATGAGATACCTTGAGAGCGCGGTAACGCTGGAGTTTCTTCCGGAGCGGTGCGTCGGTTGCGGCATGTGCGCCAAGGTATGCCCGCATGAGGTATTCAGGATAGAGAACAAACGCGCAGTTCTCGCAGACCGCGGCGCCTGCATGGAGTGCGGCGCCTGCGCGAAGAACTGCGAGCACGAGGCGATCTCCGTGCGCGCGGGTGTAGGTTGCGCCGCGGCGGTCCTGAACGGCATGGTCGCCGGGACGGAGCCGACCTGCGACTGCTCG